The Arachis ipaensis cultivar K30076 chromosome B07, Araip1.1, whole genome shotgun sequence genome includes a window with the following:
- the LOC107606135 gene encoding protein SQS1, translating to MLKTREGKPPQSADLLVCFPSRSHLPLMPKPICSPARPSDHNKRRHHHRRKRSISMLAAGGQGGSPSLDIAEPTSPKVTCAGQIKVRHNNTRTTACRSWQSVMEEIEKIHNRKKQRNHLGFKKEVMQFLTCLRSIRFDFRCFGSFPGTDIVTSDDDEEEEEEEDEDVEDEEGEESSQRKESGDREEEEGSRTVFSKWFMVVQEHQSSSVDEEKEKKNVVMAHDDEDEDDDEDESVTVVPPRNALLLMRCRSAPAKSWVKRENEEGKGKEKVEVVRGQSLKSLMEEEKRIIKTEQDNNNNKNKNKKLLVMRYESAADWISSDIAKETWIVGGLRETLLKARSCKR from the coding sequence ATGTTGAAGACAAGAGAAGGAAAACCGCCACAATCTGCAGATCTTCTTGTATGTTTCCCTTCAAGATCCCATCTCCCTCTAATGCCTAAGCCTATTTGCAGCCCTGCCAGACCTTCCGATCACAACAAACGCCGCCACCACCACCGCCGCAAGAGATCAATCTCCATGCTTGCTGCTGGAGGACAAGGTGGTAGCCCTTCCCTTGACATTGCGGAACCGACCTCCCCCAAGGTCACTTGCGCCGGTCAGATCAAGGTTCGCCACAACAACACCCGCACCACCGCTTGCCGGAGCTGGCAGTCGGTCATGGAGGAGATAGAGAAGATCCACAACCGCAAGAAGCAGAGGAATCATCTTGGTTTCAAGAAGGAGGTAATGCAGTTCTTGACTTGCCTCAGAAGCATAAGGTTCGATTTCAGATGCTTTGGATCATTCCCCGGAACCGATATAGTAACCTCCGACgacgacgaagaagaagaagaagaagaagacgaagacgtCGAAGACGAGGAAGGAGAAGAGAGTAGCCAGAGAAAAGAGAGTGGTGatcgagaagaagaagaaggttcaAGAACCGTGTTTTCGAAATGGTTCATGGTGGTACAAGAGCATCAAAGTAGTAGTGTTGAtgaggagaaagagaagaagaacgtAGTAATGGcacatgatgatgaagatgaagatgatgatgaagatgaatcGGTTACAGTGGTTCCTCCTCGGAACGCGTTGCTGCTGATGCGGTGTAGGTCTGCTCCGGCGAAGAGTTGGGTGAAGAGAGAGAATgaagaaggaaaaggaaaagagaaagtggAGGTGGTGAGAGGGCAGAGTTTGAAGTCGTTAATGGAGGAAGAaaagagaataataaaaacagaacaagataataacaataacaagaacaagaacaagaagctGTTGGTGATGAGATACGAGAGTGCAGCTGATTGGATTTCATCGGATATTGCTAAAGAGACATGGATTGTTGGTGGCTTAAGAGAAACATTATTAAAGGCTCGAAGCTGCAAGCGATGa